A region of Rhizorhabdus wittichii RW1 DNA encodes the following proteins:
- a CDS encoding amidohydrolase (TIGRFAM: amidohydrolase~PFAM: peptidase M20; peptidase dimerisation domain protein): MRSISLLAVALSLFAAAPSVAADTPDTDLDTRVAAVEKNVVAWRRDIHQHPELGNREVRTSALVAAHLRKLKFDEVRTGVAHTGVIGVLRGSRPGPVIALRADMDALPVTERTGLPFASTVKAKRGEETVGVMHACGHDAHTAMLMGVAEILSGMRDRIAGTILFVFQPAEEGAPPGEEGGAALILKEGALSGAYTPEAIFGQHVWPGEAGTISYRARGTMASADRLTIKVTGKQAHGAQPWHGIDPVVTSAQIITALQMIPARQINVTTAPAVITIGRIQGGTASNIVPETVEMEGTIRTFDAAMRTDIIDRVKRTATDVAAAAGARADVDVQSYAPPVYNDVALTERMEPTLRRAAGDGLRTMELVMGSEDFAHYQSRIPGLFFFLGVNAPGVGNVAAGDLHSPDFMLNEDAMKVGVRTMAMLALDYLAPRAAN, translated from the coding sequence GTGCGTTCGATTTCCCTGCTGGCGGTGGCGCTTTCCCTGTTCGCGGCGGCGCCGTCCGTCGCGGCCGACACGCCCGATACCGATCTCGACACGCGCGTCGCCGCGGTCGAGAAGAACGTCGTCGCCTGGCGGCGCGACATCCACCAGCATCCCGAACTGGGCAATCGCGAGGTCCGCACCTCGGCGCTGGTCGCGGCGCACCTCAGGAAGCTCAAATTCGACGAGGTGCGGACTGGCGTCGCCCATACCGGCGTGATCGGCGTGCTCAGGGGCAGCCGGCCGGGGCCGGTGATCGCGCTGCGCGCCGACATGGACGCGCTGCCCGTGACCGAGCGGACCGGGCTTCCCTTCGCGTCGACCGTCAAGGCGAAGCGCGGCGAGGAGACGGTCGGCGTCATGCACGCCTGCGGCCATGACGCGCACACCGCGATGCTGATGGGCGTGGCGGAGATATTGTCGGGGATGCGCGACCGCATCGCCGGCACGATCCTGTTCGTCTTCCAGCCGGCCGAGGAAGGCGCGCCTCCGGGCGAGGAGGGCGGCGCCGCGCTGATCCTGAAGGAAGGCGCGCTGTCCGGCGCCTACACGCCCGAGGCGATCTTCGGCCAGCATGTCTGGCCGGGCGAGGCCGGCACCATCTCCTATCGCGCGCGGGGCACCATGGCGAGCGCCGACCGGCTGACCATCAAGGTGACCGGCAAGCAGGCGCACGGCGCGCAGCCCTGGCATGGCATCGACCCGGTCGTCACCTCCGCGCAGATCATCACCGCGTTGCAGATGATCCCGGCGCGCCAGATCAACGTCACCACCGCTCCGGCAGTGATCACGATCGGCCGCATCCAGGGCGGCACCGCCAGCAACATCGTCCCCGAGACGGTCGAGATGGAAGGCACGATCCGCACCTTCGACGCGGCGATGCGCACCGACATCATCGACCGGGTCAAGCGCACCGCGACCGACGTCGCGGCGGCGGCGGGAGCCAGGGCCGATGTCGACGTGCAAAGCTATGCGCCGCCGGTCTATAACGACGTCGCGCTGACGGAGCGCATGGAGCCGACCTTGCGCCGCGCCGCCGGCGACGGGCTGAGGACCATGGAGCTCGTCATGGGCTCGGAGGACTTCGCCCATTACCAGAGCAGGATACCGGGGCTGTTCTTCTTCCTGGGCGTCAACGCGCCCGGCGTCGGTAACGTCGCCGCGGGCGATCTCCATTCGCCCGACTTCATGCTCAACGAGGACGCGATGAAGGTCGGCGTCCGCACCATGGCCATGCTGGCGCTCGACTATCTCGCGCCCAGGGCCGCCAACTGA
- a CDS encoding TonB-dependent receptor (PFAM: TonB-dependent receptor; TonB-dependent receptor, plug) → MQTGPYRITKGVALLLAGTMLASPLLAEEAAPAEEIVVTALKRGNVQLQDVPTSIAVVGQQQLEARGVAEFADFARSVAGLNFVDSGAGDKRYIIRGINAAGEAQTALYYDNIPMTGIGGAATSFGDRQPDLQLYDVQQIEVLRGPQGTLYGSNSQAGVIRFVTNKARVDRFEGSAQGELSTTRDGGTNYGIRGMVNVPIVQDVLAIRAVGYSEDYSGWVDNVYRNEKDFNDTKRDGARVSVTFKPDEQTNIVGQYFYQNLRTGGRAYTRPYDVTIGDNFFPAIGRRATSQIGRETRSDKINIFALTADRDLDWSTVTIAGSYFKRDVLDYVDNGPSFRYFEYLQRIGEFPPVTVPIGSLSYSPQKSKMWTIEARMATKFDGPLNGVGGIFYSNRDNDFETNTTVVDPISGRPDFSQPLISRRNFFDKTKDFAVFGELTYDITEQLSVTGGARWFRTKRDLVANTIVPFFGLGAPGTTSAKAKNEDVIFKGLVSYKVTSDVLLYAQYAEGYRSGGTNASSFSGVPPQYDPDTTANYEIGAKTSWAGGDVVFNVAAYRIDLKGLQSEQRFGPGGAFSGVGNIPGTAARSKGVEADLLVKPAPGLTVQFAGNYTDAKLAKDVPSLGAAALKGSNLAYVPKYNLSLSADQAFAISDKVDASVGFSASRTGKIETTYYTEFNQPSRGYTLVDTRARISWDQFKLDLFINNLFDKAAELTVFNTINDPHVVLANRPRTVGARLGIDF, encoded by the coding sequence ATGCAAACGGGCCCGTACAGGATCACCAAGGGTGTCGCGCTTCTCCTCGCCGGCACCATGCTCGCATCGCCGCTGCTCGCCGAGGAAGCCGCGCCGGCCGAAGAGATCGTCGTCACCGCGCTGAAGCGCGGCAATGTGCAGCTCCAGGACGTCCCGACCTCGATCGCGGTGGTCGGCCAGCAGCAGCTCGAAGCGCGCGGCGTCGCCGAGTTCGCCGATTTCGCGCGCAGCGTCGCCGGCCTGAACTTCGTCGACAGCGGCGCGGGCGACAAGCGCTACATCATCCGCGGCATCAACGCGGCGGGCGAGGCGCAGACCGCGCTCTATTACGACAATATCCCGATGACCGGCATCGGCGGCGCGGCCACCAGCTTCGGCGACCGCCAGCCCGACCTGCAGCTCTACGACGTCCAGCAGATCGAGGTGCTGCGCGGCCCGCAGGGCACGCTCTACGGCTCCAACTCGCAGGCCGGCGTCATCCGCTTCGTCACAAACAAGGCGCGCGTCGACCGGTTCGAGGGTTCGGCCCAGGGCGAGCTGTCGACCACCAGGGACGGCGGCACCAACTACGGCATCCGCGGCATGGTCAACGTGCCGATCGTGCAGGACGTGCTCGCGATCCGCGCCGTCGGCTATTCGGAGGATTATTCGGGCTGGGTCGACAATGTCTATCGCAACGAGAAGGACTTCAACGACACCAAGCGCGACGGCGCGCGCGTCAGCGTGACCTTCAAGCCCGACGAGCAGACCAACATCGTCGGCCAGTATTTCTACCAGAACCTGCGCACCGGCGGCCGCGCCTATACGCGCCCCTATGACGTGACGATCGGCGACAATTTCTTCCCGGCGATCGGCCGTCGCGCCACCTCGCAGATCGGCCGCGAGACCCGCAGCGACAAGATCAACATCTTCGCGCTGACCGCCGATCGCGACCTCGACTGGTCGACCGTCACGATCGCCGGCTCCTATTTCAAGCGCGACGTTCTCGACTATGTCGATAACGGCCCATCCTTCCGCTACTTCGAATATCTGCAGCGGATCGGCGAGTTTCCGCCGGTGACGGTGCCGATCGGCAGCCTGTCCTACTCGCCACAGAAGTCGAAGATGTGGACGATCGAAGCCCGCATGGCGACCAAGTTCGACGGTCCGCTGAACGGCGTCGGCGGCATCTTCTACTCGAACCGCGACAACGACTTCGAGACCAACACCACCGTCGTCGATCCGATCTCGGGCCGCCCGGACTTCTCGCAGCCGCTGATCTCGCGCCGCAACTTCTTCGACAAGACGAAGGACTTCGCGGTGTTCGGCGAGCTGACCTACGACATCACCGAGCAGCTCTCGGTCACCGGCGGCGCCCGCTGGTTCCGCACCAAGCGCGACCTGGTCGCCAACACGATCGTGCCCTTCTTCGGGCTCGGCGCGCCGGGCACCACCTCCGCCAAGGCGAAGAACGAGGACGTGATCTTCAAGGGCCTCGTCTCGTACAAGGTCACGTCGGACGTGCTGCTCTACGCGCAATATGCCGAGGGCTATCGCTCGGGCGGCACCAACGCCTCGTCCTTCTCGGGCGTGCCGCCGCAGTACGACCCCGACACCACGGCGAACTATGAGATCGGCGCCAAGACGAGCTGGGCCGGCGGCGACGTCGTGTTCAACGTCGCGGCCTACCGCATCGACCTGAAGGGGCTCCAGAGCGAGCAGCGCTTCGGTCCGGGCGGCGCCTTCTCGGGCGTCGGCAACATCCCCGGCACCGCCGCCCGCTCGAAGGGCGTCGAGGCCGACCTGCTCGTCAAGCCCGCGCCGGGCCTGACCGTGCAGTTCGCCGGCAACTACACCGACGCCAAGCTGGCGAAGGACGTGCCGTCGCTGGGGGCCGCCGCGCTCAAGGGCAGCAACCTCGCCTATGTGCCGAAGTATAATCTCAGCCTCTCGGCGGATCAGGCCTTCGCGATCAGCGACAAGGTGGACGCGAGCGTCGGCTTCTCGGCCAGCCGCACCGGCAAGATCGAGACGACCTATTACACCGAGTTCAACCAGCCCTCGCGCGGCTACACGCTGGTCGATACCCGCGCGCGGATCAGCTGGGACCAGTTCAAGCTGGACCTGTTCATCAACAACCTGTTCGACAAGGCGGCCGAACTGACCGTGTTCAACACGATCAACGATCCGCACGTCGTGCTGGCCAACCGTCCGCGCACGGTGGGCGCCCGCCTGGGCATCGACTTCTAA
- a CDS encoding transcriptional regulator, MarR family (TIGRFAM: homoprotocatechuate degradation operon regulator, HpaR~PFAM: regulatory protein, MarR), which yields MQEPRRKLQPYRQSLAGTLLAAREAVMAPLRPMLRDAGVTEQQWRVLRVIRDSQPIDATALADAALLFGPSVTRILKELLDRRLIVRETDPRDRRRSIVTLTPAGRALIEHTASQTVQVLDRYAERFGPERLETLKNELRALIDAIGPLGED from the coding sequence ATGCAAGAACCCCGTCGGAAACTTCAGCCCTATCGCCAGTCGCTGGCGGGAACCCTTCTCGCCGCGCGCGAGGCGGTCATGGCGCCGCTGCGGCCGATGCTGCGCGACGCCGGCGTCACCGAGCAGCAATGGCGCGTGCTGCGCGTCATCCGTGATTCCCAACCGATCGACGCGACCGCGCTGGCCGACGCCGCTTTGCTGTTCGGCCCCAGCGTCACCCGCATCCTGAAGGAGCTGCTCGACCGCCGCCTGATCGTCCGCGAGACCGATCCGCGCGACCGACGACGCTCGATCGTCACCCTCACCCCGGCGGGCCGCGCGCTGATCGAGCATACCGCCAGCCAGACCGTGCAGGTGCTCGACCGCTATGCCGAGCGCTTCGGCCCCGAGCGGCTCGAAACGCTCAAGAACGAGCTGCGCGCGCTGATCGACGCGATCGGGCCGCTCGGCGAGGACTGA
- a CDS encoding 4-hydroxyphenylacetate degradation bifunctional isomerase/decarboxylase,HpaG2 subunit (TIGRFAM: 4-hydroxyphenylacetate degradation bifunctional isomerase/decarboxylase,HpaG2 subunit~PFAM: fumarylacetoacetate (FAA) hydrolase) codes for MKRARILHGGAPVWAELVGDGGALRLPGGATVDAATAQWLPPVTPGATIFALGLNYADHNKELGFQSKEPPLIFLKGPNTLTGHEGTTPRPADGNQMHPECELVAVIGKPARKVSAERALDHVAGYTIACDYAIREYLENYYRPNARVKNRDWTTPLGPWIVDAADIPDPQAQALRTTVNGQVVQDGSTADMVMSVAELIAYLSSTMTLMPGDLILTGTPQGVHFCAAGDRVVCEIEGIGALANHLVAEATA; via the coding sequence ATGAAGCGCGCCCGCATCCTCCACGGCGGCGCTCCCGTCTGGGCCGAGCTCGTCGGAGACGGCGGCGCGCTGCGCCTGCCCGGCGGCGCGACGGTCGACGCCGCGACGGCGCAATGGCTGCCGCCGGTGACGCCGGGCGCGACGATCTTCGCGCTCGGCCTCAACTATGCCGACCACAACAAGGAGCTGGGCTTCCAGTCGAAGGAGCCGCCGCTGATCTTCCTCAAGGGGCCGAACACGCTGACCGGCCATGAGGGGACGACGCCGCGCCCCGCCGACGGCAACCAGATGCACCCCGAATGCGAGCTGGTCGCGGTGATCGGCAAGCCGGCCCGCAAGGTTTCGGCCGAGCGGGCGCTCGACCATGTCGCCGGCTATACGATCGCCTGCGACTATGCGATCCGCGAATATCTGGAGAATTACTACCGGCCCAATGCGCGGGTGAAGAACCGCGACTGGACGACCCCGCTCGGCCCGTGGATCGTCGACGCAGCGGACATCCCCGATCCGCAGGCGCAGGCGCTCCGGACGACCGTCAACGGGCAGGTCGTCCAGGACGGATCGACCGCCGACATGGTGATGAGCGTCGCCGAGCTGATCGCCTATCTCTCCTCGACCATGACGCTGATGCCGGGCGACCTGATCCTGACCGGCACGCCGCAGGGCGTCCATTTCTGCGCGGCCGGCGATAGGGTAGTGTGTGAGATCGAGGGCATCGGCGCGCTCGCCAACCATCTGGTCGCGGAGGCGACGGCATGA
- a CDS encoding succinate semialdehyde dehydrogenase (TIGRFAM: succinic semialdehyde dehydrogenase~PFAM: aldehyde dehydrogenase), giving the protein MRSRSWAPDPMAMDLVREACLIDGAWVAGEDWIEVDDPATGEVVGRVPALGRDAAERAIGAAAAAMPRWAARTAQERGAVLRRFAALMIERQDDLAALLTREQGKPLAEARGEIAYAASYLDWFAEEGRRAYGEVIPTHAADKRLFVLRQPVGVVGAITPWNFPAAMVTRKIAPALAAGCAVVLKPSEKTPFSALALGVLAQEAGLPDGLLNIVTGDAVAIGGALTQSPIVRKISFTGSTRIGALLMEQSAATIKKLGLELGGNAPFIVFDDADVDAAVEGCIASKFRNAGQTCVSVNRIYAQAGIHDAFTAKLAAAVAALRVGPGTDPANDVGPLIDAGAVAKVEAHVADAVGQGATVLTGGARLSGHFFAPTVLRDITAAMAVTREETFGPLAAVIRFDGDAEAIAQANASPYGLAAYVYARDIGRVWKVAEAIESGMIGINTGLISTEVAPFGGVKASGLGREGSRHGLEDYLETKYLCVAL; this is encoded by the coding sequence ATGCGATCCAGAAGCTGGGCGCCTGATCCCATGGCGATGGACCTCGTCCGCGAGGCGTGCCTGATCGACGGCGCCTGGGTCGCGGGCGAGGACTGGATCGAGGTCGACGACCCCGCGACCGGCGAGGTCGTCGGCCGCGTCCCCGCGCTGGGCCGCGACGCCGCCGAGCGCGCGATCGGCGCGGCGGCGGCGGCCATGCCCCGCTGGGCGGCGCGCACCGCGCAGGAGCGGGGGGCGGTGCTCAGGCGCTTCGCCGCGCTGATGATCGAGCGGCAGGACGACCTCGCCGCGCTGCTGACCCGCGAGCAGGGCAAGCCGCTCGCCGAGGCGCGCGGCGAGATCGCCTATGCGGCCTCCTATCTCGACTGGTTCGCGGAGGAGGGGCGGCGCGCCTATGGCGAGGTCATCCCGACCCATGCCGCCGACAAGCGGCTGTTCGTGCTCCGGCAGCCGGTCGGCGTGGTCGGCGCGATCACGCCGTGGAACTTCCCGGCGGCGATGGTCACGCGCAAGATCGCGCCCGCGCTCGCGGCGGGCTGCGCGGTGGTGCTCAAGCCTTCGGAGAAGACGCCCTTCTCGGCGCTCGCGCTCGGCGTGCTGGCGCAGGAGGCGGGGCTTCCCGACGGGCTGCTCAACATCGTCACCGGCGATGCCGTGGCGATCGGCGGCGCGCTGACCCAAAGCCCCATCGTCCGCAAGATCAGCTTCACCGGATCGACCCGGATCGGCGCGCTGCTGATGGAGCAGTCGGCCGCGACCATCAAGAAGCTCGGCCTCGAACTGGGCGGCAACGCGCCCTTCATCGTCTTCGACGACGCCGATGTCGACGCGGCGGTCGAGGGCTGCATCGCGTCCAAATTCCGCAATGCGGGCCAGACCTGCGTGTCGGTCAACCGCATCTATGCTCAGGCGGGCATCCATGACGCCTTCACCGCGAAGCTGGCGGCGGCGGTCGCGGCGCTCCGGGTCGGCCCCGGCACCGATCCGGCCAACGACGTTGGCCCGCTGATCGACGCCGGCGCGGTCGCCAAGGTCGAGGCGCATGTCGCCGACGCGGTCGGGCAGGGGGCGACCGTCCTGACCGGCGGCGCGCGGCTGTCGGGCCATTTCTTCGCGCCGACCGTGCTGCGCGACATCACCGCCGCCATGGCGGTGACGCGCGAGGAGACCTTCGGCCCGCTCGCCGCGGTGATCCGCTTCGACGGCGACGCCGAGGCGATCGCGCAGGCCAACGCCTCGCCCTACGGCCTCGCCGCCTATGTCTATGCGCGCGACATCGGCCGGGTGTGGAAGGTCGCGGAGGCGATCGAGAGCGGGATGATCGGGATCAACACCGGGCTGATCTCGACCGAGGTCGCGCCGTTCGGCGGGGTCAAGGCGTCGGGGCTCGGCCGCGAGGGATCGCGCCACGGCCTCGAGGATTATCTCGAGACCAAATATCTGTGCGTGGCGCTGTGA
- a CDS encoding 5-carboxymethyl-2-hydroxymuconate semialdehyde dehydrogenase (TIGRFAM: 5-carboxymethyl-2-hydroxymuconate semialdehyde dehydrogenase~PFAM: aldehyde dehydrogenase): MTQDRRSGAIDRITAIDDGCIGHFIAGQAVPGAGTTFDVTEPATGQSLGTARDATAGELDAAVKAAKDAFPAWAAVPGDKRRAVLHRIADLIVERAEEIAAVECVDAGQCWRFMSKAAIRGAENFRFFADRAPGARDGQALPAGGQLNVTTRTPIGPVGVITPWNTPFMLSTWKIAPALAAGCTVVHKPAEWSPYSARLLVEIAHEAGLPAGVFNAVNGLGETTGRRLTEHPDIKAVAFVGESRTGSAIMKQGADTLKRVHFELGGKNPVIVFDDADLDRALDAVVFMIYSLNGQRCTSSSRLLVQSSIREAFEAKLAARVANLKVGDPLDPATEVGPLIHQRHLDKVASYMDIARADGAKIAVGGERIEGAGYFFQPTLFTGAAQSMRIAQEEIFGPVLTVIPFEDEADAIAKANDVEYGLAGYVWTRDMGRGLRVSQALEAGMVWVNSENVRHLPSPFGGVKASGIGRDGGDWSFDFYMETKNIALAYQDHAIQKLGA; encoded by the coding sequence ATGACCCAGGATCGCCGCAGCGGCGCCATCGACCGCATCACCGCCATCGACGACGGCTGCATCGGCCACTTCATCGCGGGGCAGGCAGTGCCCGGCGCCGGCACCACCTTCGACGTGACGGAGCCCGCGACGGGCCAGTCGCTCGGCACCGCGCGCGACGCGACCGCCGGGGAGCTCGACGCCGCCGTCAAGGCCGCCAAGGACGCTTTCCCCGCCTGGGCGGCGGTGCCGGGCGACAAGCGCCGCGCCGTCCTCCACCGCATCGCCGACCTGATCGTCGAGCGGGCCGAGGAGATCGCCGCGGTCGAGTGCGTCGACGCCGGCCAGTGCTGGCGCTTCATGTCGAAGGCGGCGATCCGCGGCGCGGAGAATTTCCGCTTCTTCGCCGATCGCGCGCCGGGCGCCCGCGACGGCCAGGCGCTGCCGGCGGGCGGGCAGCTCAACGTCACCACCCGCACCCCGATCGGCCCGGTCGGCGTGATCACGCCGTGGAACACGCCGTTCATGCTGTCGACCTGGAAGATTGCCCCCGCGCTGGCGGCGGGCTGCACGGTCGTCCACAAGCCGGCCGAATGGTCGCCCTATTCGGCGCGCCTGCTGGTCGAGATCGCGCATGAGGCGGGGCTGCCCGCCGGCGTGTTCAACGCGGTCAACGGCCTGGGCGAGACGACCGGCCGGCGGCTGACCGAGCATCCCGACATCAAGGCGGTGGCCTTCGTCGGGGAATCGCGCACCGGATCGGCGATCATGAAGCAGGGCGCCGACACGCTGAAGCGCGTCCATTTCGAGCTGGGCGGCAAGAACCCGGTCATCGTCTTCGACGACGCCGATCTCGATCGCGCGCTCGATGCCGTGGTGTTCATGATCTACTCGCTCAACGGGCAGCGCTGCACCTCCTCGTCGCGGCTGCTGGTCCAGTCGTCGATCCGCGAAGCGTTCGAGGCGAAGCTCGCCGCGCGCGTCGCCAACCTCAAGGTCGGCGATCCGCTCGACCCGGCGACCGAGGTCGGTCCGCTGATCCACCAGCGCCATCTCGACAAGGTCGCCAGCTACATGGACATCGCCCGCGCCGACGGCGCGAAGATCGCGGTCGGCGGCGAGCGGATCGAGGGGGCCGGCTATTTCTTCCAGCCGACCCTGTTCACCGGCGCGGCCCAGTCGATGCGGATCGCGCAGGAGGAGATTTTCGGCCCGGTCCTGACCGTCATCCCGTTCGAGGACGAGGCCGACGCGATCGCCAAGGCGAACGACGTCGAATATGGCCTGGCCGGCTATGTCTGGACCCGCGACATGGGCCGCGGCCTGCGCGTCTCGCAGGCGCTGGAGGCCGGCATGGTCTGGGTCAACAGCGAGAATGTCCGCCACCTGCCGTCGCCGTTCGGCGGCGTGAAGGCGAGCGGCATCGGCCGCGACGGCGGCGACTGGAGCTTCGACTTCTACATGGAGACGAAGAACATCGCGCTCGCCTATCAGGACCATGCGATCCAGAAGCTGGGCGCCTGA
- a CDS encoding amidohydrolase (PFAM: amidohydrolase; Amidohydrolase 3), with the protein MKTCRHLLSATILAAAVLVGGAAPAIAQQADASAEQALPTVVIHAGKLLATPGKPPLEKQTILVRGNRIVEIRPGFVDPTTIGGDARLVDLSDKFVLPGMMDVHMHLSGLQDMDLTMQSVTIPDTEVVLHSARQMRRMLERGFTTVRDVGNNGNGFSLRRAIDKGQIPGPRLYLSGDIIARTSGHGADPVVLPEVAHAIHQGENGCDGVESCRRRVRMEVGYGADLIKIVTSGGARDDTGEADSPAQFTAEELDAIFEAARQLKRPVAAHAHSIAGINEALKRGAHTIEHGAYYDKESVRLFKEKGAILVPTASVADYGMRMMQSFRNRMTPEDWKRAMQTSEWMRGTPGRAWRDGIKLATGTDMGVSARETSLLELKLFVASGVPTNETIKAATMNGAEAIGVQDKLGQIRPDFLADIIAVSGDPIADIDALEKVRFVMKDGVVYRAEPSQIASLKDLFFPAKDGELAE; encoded by the coding sequence ATGAAGACCTGCCGCCACCTGCTCAGCGCGACGATCCTGGCCGCCGCCGTTCTCGTCGGGGGCGCCGCGCCCGCTATCGCCCAGCAGGCCGATGCGAGCGCCGAGCAGGCGCTGCCGACCGTCGTCATCCATGCCGGCAAGCTGCTGGCGACGCCGGGCAAGCCGCCGCTGGAGAAGCAGACGATCCTGGTGCGCGGCAACCGCATCGTCGAGATCCGCCCCGGCTTCGTCGACCCCACGACGATCGGCGGCGACGCGCGGCTGGTCGACCTCTCCGACAAATTCGTCCTGCCGGGGATGATGGACGTCCACATGCACCTGAGCGGGTTGCAGGACATGGACCTGACGATGCAGTCGGTCACCATCCCCGATACCGAGGTGGTGCTCCATTCGGCGCGGCAGATGCGCCGCATGCTCGAACGCGGCTTCACCACGGTTCGCGACGTCGGCAACAACGGCAACGGCTTCTCGCTGCGCCGCGCGATCGACAAGGGGCAGATCCCCGGCCCGCGCCTCTATCTGTCGGGCGACATCATCGCGCGCACCTCGGGCCATGGCGCCGATCCGGTCGTGCTGCCCGAGGTCGCCCATGCGATCCACCAGGGCGAGAATGGCTGCGACGGCGTGGAGAGCTGCCGCCGCCGGGTGCGGATGGAGGTCGGCTACGGCGCGGACCTGATCAAGATCGTGACCTCGGGCGGCGCGCGCGACGACACCGGCGAGGCGGACTCGCCGGCCCAGTTCACCGCCGAGGAGCTCGACGCGATCTTCGAGGCGGCGCGCCAGCTCAAGCGCCCCGTCGCCGCCCATGCCCACAGCATCGCCGGCATCAACGAGGCGCTGAAGCGCGGCGCCCACACGATCGAGCACGGTGCCTATTATGACAAGGAATCGGTCCGCCTGTTCAAGGAGAAGGGCGCGATCCTGGTGCCGACTGCGTCGGTCGCCGACTATGGCATGCGGATGATGCAGAGCTTCCGCAACCGGATGACGCCGGAGGACTGGAAGCGGGCGATGCAGACCTCCGAATGGATGCGCGGCACGCCGGGCCGGGCCTGGCGCGACGGCATCAAGCTGGCGACCGGCACCGACATGGGCGTCAGCGCGCGCGAGACCAGCCTGCTCGAACTCAAGCTGTTCGTCGCGAGCGGGGTGCCCACCAACGAGACGATCAAGGCCGCGACCATGAACGGCGCGGAGGCGATCGGCGTGCAGGACAAGCTGGGGCAGATTCGCCCCGACTTCCTGGCCGACATCATCGCCGTGTCGGGCGATCCGATCGCCGACATCGACGCGCTGGAGAAGGTCCGCTTCGTGATGAAGGACGGCGTCGTCTACCGCGCCGAACCCTCGCAGATCGCCAGCCTGAAGGATCTGTTCTTTCCCGCGAAGGACGGCGAACTCGCCGAATGA
- a CDS encoding 5-oxopent-3-ene-1,2,5-tricarboxylate decarboxylase (PFAM: fumarylacetoacetate (FAA) hydrolase): MMTGTVYGVVLNDREERNRLGGQFAEAPYKAPPVAPVVYIKPRGCVTGSGSEVFIGEEPEVEVAPTLALLIGRDAAKVAASQALDHVAGICAAIDVTVPHDSYYRPVVPLRCRDAFLPLGAVAAFTPAFASAEIVTTVDGAIAHRWSPDRLVRDMATLIADLSSFMTLSAGDLLLVGLPHDAPRIRPGQTVTVEVAGLAPVTAHVRQGDAR, translated from the coding sequence ATGATGACCGGCACGGTTTACGGGGTTGTGCTCAACGATCGCGAAGAGCGCAACAGGCTCGGCGGGCAGTTCGCGGAAGCGCCGTACAAGGCGCCGCCCGTCGCGCCCGTCGTCTACATCAAGCCGCGCGGTTGCGTGACGGGATCGGGGAGCGAGGTGTTCATCGGCGAGGAACCCGAGGTCGAGGTGGCGCCGACGCTGGCGCTGCTGATCGGCCGCGACGCGGCGAAGGTCGCGGCGTCGCAGGCGCTCGACCATGTCGCCGGCATCTGCGCGGCGATCGACGTCACCGTGCCGCACGACAGCTATTACCGGCCGGTGGTGCCGCTGCGCTGCCGCGACGCCTTCCTGCCGCTGGGCGCCGTCGCCGCCTTCACGCCCGCTTTTGCTTCGGCCGAGATCGTCACCACCGTCGACGGTGCCATCGCGCATCGCTGGTCGCCCGACCGGCTGGTCCGCGACATGGCGACGCTGATCGCCGACCTGTCGAGCTTCATGACCCTGTCGGCGGGCGATCTGCTGCTCGTCGGCCTGCCGCACGACGCGCCGCGCATCCGCCCCGGCCAGACCGTCACCGTCGAGGTCGCGGGGCTCGCCCCCGTCACCGCCCATGTCCGCCAGGGAGACGCCCGATGA